Proteins co-encoded in one Pseudarthrobacter chlorophenolicus A6 genomic window:
- the bla gene encoding class A beta-lactamase, whose protein sequence is MDHFHEFQPPQTSTQPTRRKVLMFGAGGVLAAAVAGTAGPASAASGPGDVRQRLDTALSGLESAHGLTIGVSAGRLGQRPAYAYRGENTFPMCSLFKTLAVARLLRDHAYDDGFWQRRISFRKNQIVRDSVICAADKDRNMSVEELADAALRFSDNTAGNLLLELIGGPPEIGAYARSLGALSTRLDRWEPELNEALPGDVRDTSTPSDIHTLYEALLLGDALDTLGQARLRGWMLRNATSGERLRAAVPPGAELADKTGAGSYGVVNDAGVVWPEDGPPLTLAVMTRTSRPDAVNNNAVVARVGQLVFGELL, encoded by the coding sequence ATGGATCACTTTCACGAATTCCAGCCCCCGCAAACGTCAACCCAACCAACCCGCCGTAAGGTCCTCATGTTCGGTGCAGGAGGAGTGCTGGCGGCCGCTGTGGCAGGTACGGCAGGCCCGGCGTCTGCGGCATCCGGCCCGGGCGACGTCCGCCAGCGCCTCGACACGGCGCTCAGCGGCCTCGAGTCAGCACATGGCCTCACCATCGGCGTATCGGCGGGCCGGCTGGGCCAACGTCCTGCCTATGCCTACCGGGGCGAAAACACCTTTCCGATGTGTTCCCTGTTCAAAACCCTCGCCGTGGCCCGGCTGCTCCGCGACCACGCGTACGACGACGGGTTCTGGCAGCGCCGGATCTCCTTCCGCAAGAACCAGATTGTGCGGGACTCCGTCATCTGCGCTGCCGACAAGGACCGGAACATGAGCGTGGAAGAGCTTGCCGATGCTGCCCTGCGCTTCAGCGACAATACCGCCGGCAACCTCCTGCTCGAACTCATCGGGGGCCCGCCGGAAATTGGTGCCTATGCCCGGTCCCTCGGTGCCCTGTCCACCCGCCTCGACCGGTGGGAACCGGAGCTCAACGAGGCGCTGCCCGGCGATGTCCGCGACACCAGCACGCCCAGCGACATCCACACGCTGTACGAAGCGCTGTTGCTCGGCGACGCGCTGGATACCCTGGGGCAGGCCCGCCTCAGAGGGTGGATGCTGCGCAATGCCACCTCCGGTGAGCGGCTGCGGGCAGCGGTGCCGCCCGGAGCCGAACTCGCCGATAAGACCGGTGCCGGCAGCTACGGGGTGGTCAACGATGCCGGGGTGGTGTGGCCGGAAGATGGCCCTCCGCTGACTCTCGCAGTGATGACAAGGACCAGCCGCCCGGATGCTGTGAACAACAATGCCGTGGTGGCGCGCGTAGGCCAGCTCGTTTTCGGCGAGCTTCTCTGA
- a CDS encoding LysR family transcriptional regulator, which yields MDLISGARAFVAVARRQSFSAAARDEQTTQPVISRRVAGLEAQLGGALLERNTRQVRLTALGTALLEHVQALLGAERSLVDAAASHHRGTVRLLVPRDLDPARWAALRLRARGAGTDLDIEEAGRELRTLRFRLGEADAAVLPVETARADWVVPLGLAQVTDRRRPLSLGALRPTRALGPKAASNLLVLAEDASGQLLSALRESAAASGLAAHQVHESPSVVSALAGALAGDDWILCTREQASAWRLQWFEVPELALTRAYRLELRTPDGRQLFNPALRRDIAAALGANREEQP from the coding sequence ATGGACCTCATCAGCGGTGCGCGTGCGTTCGTTGCTGTTGCCCGCCGGCAAAGCTTCTCCGCAGCCGCCCGGGATGAACAGACGACGCAGCCCGTCATCAGCCGCCGGGTTGCCGGTTTGGAGGCCCAACTGGGCGGGGCGCTGCTCGAGCGGAACACCCGCCAGGTGCGGTTGACAGCCCTGGGCACGGCGCTCCTCGAGCACGTACAGGCCCTGCTGGGCGCCGAACGCTCGCTGGTCGATGCTGCGGCATCCCACCATCGCGGCACCGTCCGGCTGCTGGTGCCCCGCGATCTCGATCCTGCGCGGTGGGCGGCCCTGAGATTGCGCGCACGCGGGGCCGGTACCGACCTCGACATAGAGGAAGCCGGCCGGGAGCTGCGTACCCTGCGGTTTCGGCTCGGGGAAGCCGATGCCGCCGTCCTTCCGGTCGAAACCGCACGGGCCGACTGGGTAGTGCCGCTTGGCCTGGCACAGGTTACGGACCGGCGCCGGCCGCTCTCACTCGGGGCCTTGCGTCCCACCCGCGCCCTGGGCCCGAAGGCGGCTTCCAACCTTTTGGTGTTGGCCGAGGACGCCTCCGGCCAACTGCTCTCCGCGCTCCGTGAATCGGCCGCGGCATCGGGCTTGGCGGCGCACCAGGTTCATGAGTCCCCCAGTGTGGTCAGCGCGCTTGCGGGAGCACTGGCGGGCGATGACTGGATCCTGTGCACCCGGGAGCAGGCATCCGCGTGGCGCCTGCAGTGGTTCGAGGTACCGGAACTGGCGCTCACGCGCGCCTACCGGCTTGAGCTGCGCACGCCGGATGGGCGCCAGCTGTTCAACCCTGCCCTTCGGAGGGACATCGCAGCGGCGCTCGGGGCCAACCGGGAGGAACAACCATGA
- a CDS encoding serine hydrolase yields the protein MTVPGYDAGAGASALRQAAQVLESAGLSGSLLVRHLGTGQELALDADRLFPLASVAKLPLAAAALDAAHRGRFELSMPVRIDDSSRSQGGPGIARFAHPATIAAGDLIRLAVELSDNSAADAIFRIVSPEEVTEWLRALGTGGIILRHPIGELYASLATQAADHDAAAVHSLVVQADQQGHPSPLPQLDVERANAGTARGLADLLQKIWDGTVSPAVAAPLREMLAANVFRHRLAPDFSADTSTWYSKTGSFVHLRHEAGVVEHTGGPALAVVALTRSRVPAVIQPSAEQAMGHAARILHDELV from the coding sequence ATGACAGTGCCGGGGTACGACGCCGGCGCAGGCGCAAGTGCCCTGCGCCAAGCAGCGCAGGTACTTGAGTCCGCGGGCCTTTCGGGATCCCTCCTGGTTCGCCATCTCGGCACCGGCCAGGAGCTTGCGCTCGACGCCGACCGCCTCTTCCCACTGGCGTCCGTCGCCAAGCTGCCGCTGGCGGCCGCCGCGCTCGACGCCGCGCACCGGGGCAGGTTCGAACTCAGCATGCCGGTGCGGATCGACGACTCGAGCCGGTCCCAGGGTGGCCCCGGCATTGCCCGTTTTGCCCACCCGGCCACCATCGCCGCGGGCGACCTCATCAGGCTCGCGGTTGAGCTCAGCGACAACTCCGCCGCAGACGCGATATTCCGCATCGTCTCCCCGGAAGAAGTGACGGAATGGCTCCGGGCCCTGGGTACCGGCGGCATCATCCTCCGTCATCCCATTGGTGAACTCTATGCCTCGCTCGCCACACAGGCGGCTGACCACGATGCTGCCGCCGTCCACTCGCTCGTCGTCCAGGCGGACCAGCAGGGGCATCCGTCCCCGTTGCCCCAACTGGACGTTGAACGGGCCAACGCCGGTACCGCGCGGGGGCTCGCCGATCTCCTGCAAAAGATCTGGGACGGAACCGTCTCCCCGGCCGTGGCGGCACCCCTCCGCGAAATGCTTGCCGCGAACGTCTTCCGGCACCGCCTCGCGCCGGATTTTTCAGCAGATACTTCCACCTGGTATTCGAAAACGGGTTCCTTCGTTCACCTCCGGCACGAGGCTGGGGTGGTGGAACACACGGGGGGACCGGCCCTGGCTGTCGTTGCGCTCACCCGGAGCCGCGTTCCGGCGGTCATCCAGCCGTCAGCCGAACAGGCGATGGGTCACGCTGCCCGCATCCTGCACGATGAACTCGTTTAG
- a CDS encoding IclR family transcriptional regulator, producing MVSTMTPAKTSQKDAADNDAAGDHGAAGTGANGAADAKGASVVVNAIAVLRTFSAEEPLLGVTEIAGRVGMHKSSVSRILATLEQEGLVERDPETRRFRLGLGLIAVAGPLLAEMDERRVAYPVLRRLTEQTGETSALMLWNGDEAICVEQIASPHQIKHTTPLGARYRDAMSASVQVFLAHQPAERVRELLRSGAVTFPGMDDAGLAAYEARLGEVAGRGWAGNYGESSMDEVGVAAPAYDHRGDITAVVLIPAPRFRVSRERLEDLGEACMAAAAQVTTRLGGRSPQ from the coding sequence ATGGTGTCCACCATGACTCCAGCAAAGACCAGCCAAAAAGACGCCGCAGACAACGACGCCGCAGGTGACCACGGCGCCGCCGGTACCGGCGCCAATGGCGCGGCGGATGCCAAAGGTGCTTCCGTCGTCGTCAACGCCATCGCCGTGCTGCGCACCTTCAGCGCCGAGGAACCCCTGCTGGGAGTCACCGAAATCGCCGGCCGTGTGGGCATGCACAAGAGTTCCGTTTCACGGATCCTGGCCACCCTGGAGCAGGAAGGCCTGGTGGAACGGGACCCCGAAACGCGGCGGTTCCGCCTGGGTCTGGGGCTGATCGCCGTGGCAGGGCCGCTGCTGGCGGAAATGGACGAACGCCGCGTGGCGTACCCGGTGCTGCGCCGGCTCACCGAGCAAACGGGGGAGACCAGCGCCCTCATGCTGTGGAACGGCGACGAGGCCATCTGCGTCGAGCAGATCGCCAGCCCCCATCAGATCAAACACACCACACCTTTGGGCGCCCGCTACCGGGACGCCATGAGCGCCTCGGTCCAGGTCTTCCTCGCCCACCAGCCCGCCGAGCGGGTCCGCGAACTGCTGCGGAGCGGCGCCGTTACCTTCCCGGGAATGGACGACGCCGGACTGGCAGCTTACGAAGCCAGGCTCGGGGAGGTTGCAGGGCGCGGCTGGGCCGGGAACTACGGCGAATCCTCCATGGACGAAGTGGGGGTCGCCGCGCCTGCCTACGACCACCGCGGCGACATTACCGCCGTCGTACTGATCCCCGCCCCAAGGTTCCGGGTGTCACGCGAACGGCTGGAAGACCTCGGCGAAGCCTGCATGGCCGCCGCAGCCCAGGTCACCACGCGGCTGGGCGGGCGCAGCCCACAGTAG
- a CDS encoding aminopeptidase P family protein: protein MTITADNASSIAELERLKVLHNGSKGKLTFSDAEFERRLGGLRQIMAAKSLDAVILTSYHGIKYYSDFLFTTFGRNYALVVTADDSVTITANIDAGMPWRTSYGENIVYTDWRRDNFYFGLQEALRQRGVKATRLGVEDDFLPGLTREKIAAAFPGAQLLDVSQDAMRQRMFKSAEEIEVIKHGARIGDLGGEAIRNAIREGITEYEVALIGTEAMVHEIARTFPDREVRDTWVWFQSGINTDGAHNWATTRKLQQGDILSLNCFPMTSGYYTALERTLFLGQPDERSLELWNINVEVHKRGLELIKPGAVCKDIAAELNEIYISHGLLANRTFGYGHSFGVLSHYYGREAGLELREDIDTVLEPGMVVSMEPMITVADGQPGAGGYREHDILVIGEDNSVENITKFPFGPEKNIIEA, encoded by the coding sequence GTGACTATCACCGCCGATAACGCCTCGTCCATCGCCGAACTCGAGCGCCTCAAGGTCCTCCACAACGGCTCCAAGGGCAAGCTCACGTTCTCCGACGCCGAGTTCGAGCGCCGCCTGGGCGGCCTCCGCCAGATCATGGCCGCCAAGAGCCTGGATGCGGTCATCCTGACCAGCTACCACGGCATCAAGTACTACTCCGACTTCCTGTTCACCACGTTCGGCCGCAACTACGCCTTGGTGGTCACCGCCGACGACTCGGTCACCATCACCGCGAACATCGACGCCGGGATGCCGTGGCGCACCTCCTACGGCGAGAACATCGTCTACACCGACTGGCGCCGGGACAACTTCTACTTCGGCCTGCAGGAGGCACTGCGCCAGCGCGGCGTCAAGGCAACCCGGCTCGGCGTCGAGGATGACTTCCTCCCCGGCCTGACCCGCGAGAAGATCGCTGCCGCGTTCCCCGGCGCGCAGCTCCTGGACGTTTCGCAGGACGCCATGCGCCAGCGCATGTTCAAGTCCGCCGAGGAGATCGAGGTCATCAAGCACGGTGCCCGCATCGGCGACCTGGGCGGCGAGGCCATCCGCAACGCCATCCGCGAAGGCATCACCGAGTACGAGGTGGCCCTGATCGGCACCGAGGCCATGGTGCACGAGATCGCCAGGACCTTCCCGGACCGCGAAGTCCGCGACACCTGGGTGTGGTTCCAGTCCGGGATCAACACCGACGGCGCCCACAACTGGGCCACCACCCGCAAGCTGCAGCAGGGCGACATCCTCTCGCTCAACTGCTTCCCCATGACCTCCGGCTACTACACCGCCCTGGAGCGCACCCTCTTCCTGGGCCAGCCGGATGAGCGTTCGCTCGAACTGTGGAACATCAACGTGGAGGTGCACAAGCGCGGCCTGGAACTCATCAAGCCCGGCGCCGTCTGCAAGGACATCGCCGCGGAACTGAACGAGATCTACATCAGCCACGGGCTGCTGGCCAACCGCACCTTCGGCTACGGCCACTCCTTCGGCGTCCTCAGCCACTACTACGGCCGCGAAGCCGGGCTGGAACTGCGCGAGGACATCGACACCGTCCTGGAGCCCGGCATGGTGGTCTCCATGGAGCCCATGATCACCGTGGCCGACGGCCAGCCGGGCGCCGGCGGCTACCGCGAGCACGACATCCTGGTCATCGGCGAGGACAACTCGGTGGAGAACATCACCAAGTTCCCGTTCGGCCCGGAGAAGAACATCATCGAGGCCTAA
- a CDS encoding MFS transporter has product MSHETTPPQAGVIAKDADGSALAGGGVSPLTPSKDVRRRVVTASFIGNFVEWFDYAVYGYLAAVISSVFFPEAERQTALLATFGVFAVSFFVRPLGGFVWGHIGDKLGRRKALSLSIVIMSVSTFCIALIPGYASIGLMAPVLLLLVRIVQGFSAAGEYAGASAFLVEYAPANRRGLYAAVVPASTAAGLLLGSLIAALLSSVLTADQLHEWGWRLPFLLAAPMGLIGRYIRTKLEDTPAFRELAAKEGTEEKAPALAMFKTYRKQLVIACGAVMLNAVGFYVILSYMPTYLSEELGFGPTESFLATTIALASYIGFIFLTGMASDVFGRKRMLITASILFMVLTVPAFMLLETGDFLVIVLVQILLGGMLTLNDGTLPSFLAELFPTKVRYSGFAVSFNLSNALFGGTAPFMATLLIAMTQSKIAPGWYLVAASAVSLAAVLFATETSRKPLKHL; this is encoded by the coding sequence ATGAGTCACGAAACAACACCGCCCCAGGCGGGAGTCATCGCCAAGGATGCCGATGGTTCCGCCCTGGCAGGCGGCGGCGTTAGTCCCCTAACGCCCAGCAAGGACGTACGACGCCGGGTGGTTACCGCAAGCTTTATCGGCAACTTCGTCGAATGGTTCGATTACGCCGTCTACGGCTACCTCGCCGCCGTCATCTCATCGGTCTTCTTCCCGGAAGCGGAACGGCAGACAGCGCTGCTGGCCACCTTTGGCGTCTTCGCAGTCTCGTTCTTCGTCCGGCCGCTGGGCGGATTTGTCTGGGGCCACATCGGCGACAAGCTCGGCCGGCGGAAGGCCCTGTCCTTGTCCATCGTCATCATGTCCGTCTCAACGTTCTGCATCGCGCTGATTCCCGGCTACGCATCCATCGGGCTGATGGCTCCGGTCCTGCTCCTCCTCGTCCGCATCGTCCAGGGCTTCTCAGCAGCCGGCGAGTATGCGGGCGCCTCGGCCTTCCTGGTGGAGTACGCCCCGGCGAACCGGCGCGGCCTCTATGCAGCAGTGGTTCCGGCCAGCACCGCAGCCGGCCTGCTCCTGGGCTCCCTTATCGCAGCGCTCCTGAGCTCGGTACTCACCGCGGACCAGCTGCACGAGTGGGGATGGCGGCTGCCGTTCCTGCTGGCTGCCCCCATGGGCCTCATCGGACGCTACATCCGCACCAAACTCGAGGACACCCCGGCCTTCCGGGAATTGGCTGCGAAGGAAGGCACCGAAGAGAAGGCCCCCGCGCTGGCCATGTTCAAGACCTACCGGAAGCAGCTCGTCATCGCCTGCGGCGCGGTGATGCTCAACGCCGTTGGCTTCTACGTCATCCTCAGCTACATGCCCACCTACCTTTCCGAGGAACTGGGCTTCGGCCCCACCGAGTCCTTCCTGGCCACCACCATTGCCCTGGCCAGCTACATCGGGTTCATCTTCCTTACCGGCATGGCCTCGGACGTCTTTGGCCGCAAGCGGATGCTCATCACGGCATCCATCCTTTTCATGGTCCTTACCGTTCCGGCGTTCATGCTGCTGGAAACCGGTGATTTCCTGGTCATCGTCCTGGTCCAGATCCTCCTGGGCGGCATGCTCACACTGAACGACGGAACACTGCCGAGCTTCTTGGCCGAGCTGTTCCCCACCAAGGTCCGCTACAGCGGGTTCGCCGTCAGCTTCAACCTCTCCAACGCCCTCTTCGGCGGGACCGCGCCGTTCATGGCCACCCTGCTGATCGCCATGACCCAGAGCAAGATCGCCCCGGGCTGGTACCTGGTGGCGGCTTCAGCGGTGTCCCTGGCGGCAGTCCTGTTCGCCACTGAGACGTCGCGAAAGCCCCTGAAGCACCTCTAA
- a CDS encoding aldehyde dehydrogenase family protein has translation MTSTVVDTETNQSADSREAITARHLINGQWLGEADTERMNPARPSEIAAVSPSGTAANVDAAVTAAAAAQPAWAALPAPSRGAILIAAGNLLIDRQSAIAEDLVREEGKTLAEAKGEVKRASDVLRFFGSLGWAATGEVLPSGLPDTTITTRREPLGVVGLITPWNFPIAIPAWKAAPALISGNAVVIKPAELTPLSATHLAQALQDAGLPAGVFNVVHGKGRVVGEALARDARIAGLSFTGSTRVGLGLQEILNARRARVQLEMGGKNGVLVLDDADPAEAAQVVAAGAFGLTGQACTATSRVYVTPGVKEKFLEALVAEAAQYTTGDGAGTGGTSRMGAVVSRQQFEQDQEAVRAAVERGATLLHGRYDGDPSGALFFPAAVLTDLPTDDPAVTEEIFGPVVAVLEVPDYEAGLAAINDSRYGLTAGICTDSLALATDFASRAQAGVVKVNRPTAGLDLNVPFGGVKDSSTNTFREQGRSALDFFTWGKTVYTGI, from the coding sequence ATGACCTCCACTGTTGTTGACACCGAAACCAACCAATCCGCTGACTCCCGCGAAGCCATCACCGCCAGGCACCTCATCAACGGCCAATGGCTGGGTGAAGCGGACACGGAGCGGATGAACCCTGCCCGCCCAAGCGAGATCGCCGCGGTTTCCCCCAGCGGTACGGCCGCGAACGTGGATGCCGCCGTCACCGCCGCGGCAGCAGCGCAACCTGCCTGGGCAGCCCTGCCTGCACCCTCGCGTGGTGCCATCCTCATTGCCGCCGGGAACCTGCTGATCGATCGGCAGTCGGCCATCGCCGAAGACCTTGTCCGGGAGGAGGGCAAGACCCTGGCCGAGGCCAAAGGCGAAGTGAAGCGTGCTTCCGACGTGCTGCGGTTCTTCGGCTCGCTCGGCTGGGCGGCCACCGGAGAGGTGCTGCCCAGCGGCCTGCCGGACACCACCATCACTACCCGCCGTGAGCCGTTGGGCGTGGTGGGCCTGATCACGCCCTGGAATTTCCCCATTGCCATTCCCGCATGGAAGGCCGCCCCCGCGCTGATCAGCGGCAACGCCGTGGTGATCAAGCCGGCCGAACTGACCCCGCTCTCGGCCACCCACCTGGCCCAGGCCCTGCAGGATGCCGGGCTGCCCGCCGGAGTCTTCAATGTGGTCCATGGCAAGGGGCGAGTAGTGGGGGAGGCGCTGGCCCGGGACGCCCGCATCGCCGGGCTCTCCTTCACCGGTTCCACCCGTGTGGGCCTGGGGCTCCAGGAAATCCTGAACGCCCGCCGCGCCCGCGTCCAGCTTGAGATGGGCGGGAAGAACGGCGTCCTGGTGCTTGATGACGCAGACCCCGCCGAGGCTGCGCAGGTGGTGGCCGCCGGCGCGTTCGGACTCACCGGCCAGGCCTGCACCGCAACATCGCGGGTCTACGTCACTCCGGGCGTGAAGGAGAAGTTCCTTGAGGCGCTGGTGGCTGAAGCCGCGCAGTACACCACCGGGGACGGCGCTGGCACAGGCGGAACGTCGCGCATGGGCGCCGTGGTGAGCCGGCAGCAATTCGAGCAGGACCAGGAAGCGGTGCGCGCCGCCGTCGAACGCGGGGCCACCCTCCTGCACGGAAGGTACGACGGCGACCCCTCCGGTGCGCTGTTCTTCCCCGCCGCCGTGCTCACCGATCTTCCCACCGACGATCCCGCGGTCACCGAGGAAATCTTCGGCCCTGTGGTGGCGGTCCTGGAAGTCCCGGACTACGAGGCCGGGCTCGCCGCGATCAACGATTCCCGGTACGGCCTCACCGCCGGCATCTGCACCGATTCCCTGGCCCTGGCTACCGACTTCGCTTCCCGCGCCCAGGCCGGCGTGGTGAAGGTGAACAGGCCCACCGCGGGACTGGACCTGAACGTTCCATTCGGCGGCGTGAAGGACTCATCAACGAACACGTTCCGCGAGCAGGGCCGGTCCGCGCTGGACTTCTTCACGTGGGGCAAGACCGTCTACACCGGGATCTAA
- a CDS encoding SDR family oxidoreductase produces MDLGIAGKTALVAASTGGLGLAVARALAAEGVRVAIVGRRRDRAKEIVGELQESHAGTAGFDAVAIEADLTTPEGIGSAVEQTIADLGPIDILVLNGPGPKPGAAAALSSEDVASAFDLLVKPQHALISHVLPGMRERRWGRIVALGSSGVVAPLPNLAVSNTGRAALAGYLKTLAAEVALDGVTVNMVLPGRIATDRVAELDQAAAKRRGTTAHEIELESRKSIPARRYGEPAEFGAAAAFLCSAPASYITGVALRCDGGLIRSL; encoded by the coding sequence ATGGATCTCGGAATCGCCGGCAAAACCGCACTGGTGGCCGCCTCCACCGGAGGCCTGGGCCTGGCCGTGGCACGGGCGCTTGCTGCGGAAGGCGTCCGCGTGGCCATCGTGGGCCGGCGCCGGGACCGCGCCAAGGAGATCGTGGGGGAGCTGCAAGAGAGCCATGCCGGAACCGCAGGCTTTGACGCCGTGGCCATCGAAGCGGACCTGACCACGCCCGAGGGCATCGGGTCCGCCGTCGAGCAGACCATCGCCGACCTCGGCCCCATCGACATCCTGGTCCTCAACGGACCCGGCCCCAAACCGGGCGCCGCGGCCGCGCTCAGCTCCGAGGACGTTGCCAGCGCCTTCGACCTGCTGGTCAAGCCCCAGCATGCACTCATCTCGCACGTCCTGCCTGGCATGCGGGAACGCCGCTGGGGACGGATCGTGGCTCTCGGCTCAAGCGGAGTGGTGGCCCCGCTGCCCAACCTGGCCGTCTCCAACACCGGCCGTGCCGCACTGGCCGGCTACCTGAAAACCCTCGCCGCCGAGGTGGCCCTTGACGGTGTCACCGTCAACATGGTCCTTCCTGGCCGGATCGCCACGGACCGGGTGGCCGAGCTGGACCAGGCTGCCGCGAAACGCCGCGGCACCACCGCCCACGAGATCGAGCTCGAATCCCGCAAGTCCATCCCTGCCCGCCGCTACGGCGAACCCGCCGAGTTTGGGGCGGCCGCCGCCTTCCTGTGCAGCGCCCCGGCGTCGTACATCACCGGCGTGGCGCTCCGCTGCGACGGCGGCCTGATCCGCAGCCTCTAG
- a CDS encoding dihydrodipicolinate synthase family protein, with translation MQQSLAPQNLAPDALPAGVWGVVATPFQGSTLDVDLDSLSELVEHYEAIGATGLTVLGVFGEATALTAEERRHVLETVVECTTLPLVVGVTALATRPAIEEVGAAQEMAGGRLAAVMVQANSARPQAVIAHLDAIHRATGANVVLQDYPLASGVSIATAALIAVVNACPFVIAVKAEAPPTSVAIAELSAAVGVSIFGGLGGQGLLDELQAGAAGAMTGFSYPEALIACVAAWQDRGYEAARTELLPYLPLINFEQQAKVALAIRKECLRERGLIKDSGVRAPAAGFPESLRDAMHTHLSEAADALGNATARAQSPALTTARSY, from the coding sequence ATGCAGCAATCCCTTGCGCCCCAAAACCTGGCCCCTGACGCACTGCCCGCCGGCGTGTGGGGTGTGGTGGCCACGCCATTCCAGGGCAGCACCCTCGACGTCGACCTGGACAGCCTGTCCGAACTGGTGGAGCACTATGAAGCCATCGGAGCCACAGGCCTCACAGTCCTGGGCGTGTTCGGCGAAGCCACCGCGCTGACGGCGGAGGAGCGGCGACACGTCCTGGAAACCGTTGTGGAATGCACAACGCTTCCGCTGGTGGTGGGAGTGACCGCGCTGGCCACCAGGCCGGCCATCGAGGAAGTCGGGGCTGCGCAGGAGATGGCGGGCGGGCGCCTTGCCGCCGTGATGGTCCAGGCCAACTCGGCCCGGCCCCAGGCTGTCATCGCCCACCTCGACGCCATCCACCGCGCCACCGGCGCCAACGTGGTGCTGCAGGACTACCCGCTGGCCAGCGGCGTCAGCATCGCCACCGCGGCACTGATAGCGGTGGTCAACGCGTGCCCGTTCGTCATCGCCGTCAAAGCCGAGGCCCCGCCCACCAGCGTGGCCATCGCCGAGCTGAGTGCCGCCGTCGGCGTCTCCATCTTTGGCGGCCTGGGCGGGCAAGGGCTGCTGGATGAACTCCAGGCCGGCGCAGCGGGAGCCATGACCGGCTTCTCCTACCCGGAGGCGCTCATTGCCTGCGTCGCCGCCTGGCAGGACCGGGGCTACGAGGCCGCCCGCACCGAACTGCTGCCCTACCTGCCGCTGATCAACTTCGAACAACAGGCCAAGGTGGCCCTGGCGATCCGGAAGGAATGCCTCCGCGAACGCGGCCTGATCAAGGACTCCGGAGTCCGGGCGCCGGCGGCAGGCTTCCCCGAAAGCCTGCGCGACGCCATGCACACCCACCTCAGCGAGGCCGCCGATGCGCTCGGCAACGCCACCGCCCGGGCACAGTCCCCGGCACTGACCACCGCAAGGAGCTACTGA
- a CDS encoding enoyl-CoA hydratase-related protein yields MSATLEEATVEERVDQITLTIENGVATVVIDRQHVLNAVDGTAHARLNGIWDQLEQDESVRAVVITGAGTRAFCVGADMSASAVDKTGLEYWAGLDPNGFGGLSLRTTLDVPVIAKVNGYALGGGMEIVLGADIVVAAETAKFGLTEPRVGRLALDGGIHQLVRRVPYTQAMGMLLTGRTADAAEMQAMGLVNEVVSAKELDAAVQRWVDQILACAPTSVRAVKQMVTQTSHLTATEARGLRLPALMAALDSEDSAEGVRAFQEKRRPEWPGR; encoded by the coding sequence GTGAGCGCCACCTTGGAAGAGGCCACTGTCGAAGAGCGGGTTGACCAGATCACGCTGACCATCGAAAACGGCGTGGCCACCGTGGTGATCGACCGGCAGCACGTCCTCAACGCCGTGGACGGCACCGCCCACGCCCGGCTCAACGGGATCTGGGACCAGCTGGAGCAGGATGAGTCGGTGCGGGCCGTGGTCATCACCGGCGCCGGCACCCGGGCGTTCTGCGTGGGTGCGGACATGTCCGCGTCCGCCGTGGACAAGACCGGCCTGGAATACTGGGCCGGCCTGGACCCCAACGGGTTCGGCGGCCTGAGCCTGCGCACCACGCTCGACGTTCCGGTGATCGCCAAGGTGAATGGCTACGCGCTGGGCGGCGGCATGGAGATCGTCTTGGGCGCGGATATCGTAGTTGCCGCCGAGACCGCGAAGTTCGGGCTCACTGAGCCCCGCGTGGGGCGTTTGGCGCTCGACGGCGGCATCCACCAGCTGGTGCGCCGCGTCCCCTACACGCAGGCCATGGGCATGCTGCTCACAGGCCGGACAGCGGACGCGGCGGAGATGCAGGCCATGGGCCTGGTCAACGAAGTGGTTTCCGCAAAAGAACTGGACGCCGCGGTGCAGCGCTGGGTGGACCAGATCCTTGCGTGTGCCCCCACATCGGTCCGGGCCGTCAAACAGATGGTCACGCAAACCAGCCACCTCACTGCCACGGAAGCACGCGGGCTGCGGCTCCCGGCCCTCATGGCCGCACTGGACAGCGAGGACTCGGCCGAGGGCGTCCGGGCCTTCCAGGAAAAACGCCGGCCGGAGTGGCCCGGCCGCTGA